In one Oncorhynchus nerka isolate Pitt River linkage group LG7, Oner_Uvic_2.0, whole genome shotgun sequence genomic region, the following are encoded:
- the il6 gene encoding interleukin-6, whose amino-acid sequence MNSSTRYLSLLSALVVLVKGNPVPSALSELMTSGWTSGEELGTDGETGAPPKWEKMIKMLVHEVTTLRNQQFVEEFQKPVEEISSFSQHQVPSTPPHLSKTLCSTSNKEACLQEISRGLQVYQLLLQHVKAEYPQSTLLPSVTHQTTVLIGLVKDQMKVAEVVEDLSAFERKRVLGEVSTGTEWERKTSVHAILRELRNFLVDTKRALRRMAKRGRLPVTMTTLLWA is encoded by the exons ATGAATTCTTCTACACGCT ATCTCTCACTCCTCTCGGCGCTCGTGGTGTTAGTTAAGGGGAATCCAGTGCCCAGCGCGCTCTCTGAGCTCATGACCTCCGGATGGACCTCAGGAgaggagctcgggacagacggTGAAACGGGCGCGCCCCCGAAGTGGGAGAAAATGATCAAGATGCTCGTTCACGAGGTAACCACCTTGCGGAACCAACAG TTTGTGGAGGAGTTTCAGAAGCCCGTGGAAGAGATTTCATCGTTCTCACAGCACCAGGTCCCATCCacccccccacacctctccaaGACTCTTTGCTCCACCTCCAACAAG GAGGCATGTCTGCAGGAGATCAGTCGGGGTCTGCAGGTGTACCAGCTTCTTCTTCAGCACGTTAAGGCTGAATACCCTCAATCAACCCTACTCCCCTCTGtcacacaccagaccactgtcCTGATAGGGCTGGTCAAAGACCAG aTGAAGGTTGCTGAGGTAGTAGAGGACCTGTCTGCCTTTGAGAGGAAGCGTGTTCTGGGTGAGGTGTCTACGGGGACAGAGTGGGAGAGGAAGACCAGCGTTCACGCCATCCTTAGGGAGCTACGTAACTTCCTGGTTGACACCAAGAGAGCCCTCCGCCGCATGGCAAAGAGGGGCAGACTTCCAGTAACCATGACAACACTGCTATGGGCATAG
- the LOC115119807 gene encoding hyccin-like isoform X1 has product MLAMNQGVVEEWLSEFKTLPDSAVSSYAASLKEKGSLVPALYKVIRENYSDLLEPVCHQLFEFYRSGELWLQRFVLQFLPELLWSLLLAPSAARDPHTSGCIEALLLGIYNLEIVDKDGQSKVLSFTVPSLSKPSVYHEPSHIGSLALTEGALANHGLSRVVYSGPHLQRETFTAQNRFEVLTFLLLSYNASLSYMSSSSLQSLCQLSSRVCICGFPRQHLRRYKGISSRLTVTSEFLVQLVTGIHYALCNGEMDLGSKALDDVLYRAQLELFPEALLVGNAIKSSQQCAALKSGASKEGTRIIQVEMTPTSSRISRNAVTSLSIRGHRWKRHDAVDLGSPDELMDISEVDEGVWPKRGSGPDYLTPPTITISNSITPGVGGIKTGSRKWHLGGRSHKEKETCTPGGQALIENLDLSIKRLTLTSSQSVPKGPSHSALSSLSRTASAVFSRSFEGNNIGGNRGNPEAGRYSCSGSLQEEELGYISPSHTQRSPSIRVHFRSDL; this is encoded by the exons ATGTTGGCTATGAACCAAGGAGTGGTGGAGGAATGGCTGTCGGAGTTTAAG ACCCTTCCTGACAGTGCAGTGTCCAGCTACGCAGCATCTCTGAAGGAGAAAGGCTCCCTGGTCCCAGCGCTCTACAAAGTCATCAGAGAGAACTACAGTGAT cTGTTGGAACCTGTGTGTCACCAGCTGTTTGAGTTCTACCGTAGCGGGGAGCTTTGGCTACAGCGGTTTGTGCTCCAGTTCCTCCCTGAGCTGCTCTGGTCCCTCCTCCTGGCTCCGTCTGCAGCCAGGGACCCACACACCTCAGGCTGTATAGAGGCCCTGCTACTGGGGATATACAACCTG GAGATCGTAGATAAGGATGGACAGAGTAAAGtcctctctttcactgtcccctccctctccaaaCCCTCAGTCTACCACGAG ccctcccaCATTGGCTCCCTGGCGTTGACTGAAGGGGCTTTAGCCAATCACGGGCTGAGTAGAGTGGTGTACAGCGggcctcacctacagagagaaacattcactGCTCAGAACAG gttcgAGGTGCTGACCTTCCTGCTGCTGAGTTACAATGCGTCCCTCAGTTacatgtcctcctcctctctgcagtccCTCTGCCAGCTCAGCTCCAG GGTGTGTATCTGTGGTTTCCCACGACAACATTTGAGGCGGTATAAAGGTATCAGCTCTCGTCTGACCGTCACCTCTGAGTTCCTGGTTCAACTCGTCACTGGGATACACTACGCact gtgtaATGGGGAGATGGACCTGGGTTCCAAGGCGCTGGATGATGTTCTGTACCGAGCTCAGCTAGAATTGTTCCCTGAAGCTCTACTG GTGGGTAATGCCATCAAGTCCTCTCAACAGTGTGCGGCGCTAAAGTCTGGCGCTAGTAAAGAAGGAACTCGCATCATTCAGGTGGAGATGACTCCTACATCCTCTAG GATCTCACGGAACGCAGTCACATCACTCTCTATCAGAGGACATCGCTGGAAACGACATG ATGCAGTGGATTTGGGTTCCCCGGACGAGTTGATGGATATCTCGgaagtggatgaaggggtgtggCCTAAAAGAGGGTCCGGCCCGGACTACCTGACTCCGCCCACCATCACTATCAGCAACAGTATCACCCCTGGGGTGGGAGGGATCAAGACAGGAAGCAGGAAGTGGCATTTAGGTGGACGGTCGCATAAGGAGAAGGAGACTTGTACTCCAGGGGGGCAGGCTTTGATCGAGAACCTGGATCTGTCAATCAAACGTCTGACGCTGACTTCCAGCCAATCGGTGCCCAAGGGGCCGAGCCATAGCGCTCTGAGCAGCCTATCGCGTACAGCCAGCGCCGTGTTCTCCCGCTCCTTCGAAGGAAACAACATTGGAGGTAATCGTGGTAACCCAGAGGCTGGCCGCTATTCATGCAGTGGCAGTCTACAGGAGGAGGAGCTAGGCTATATAAGCCCCTCCCACACCCAGCGCTCGCCAAGCATCAGGGTGCACTTTAGGAGTGACCTGTGA
- the LOC115119807 gene encoding hyccin-like isoform X2, whose protein sequence is MLAMNQGVVEEWLSEFKTLPDSAVSSYAASLKEKGSLVPALYKVIRENYSDLLEPVCHQLFEFYRSGELWLQRFVLQFLPELLWSLLLAPSAARDPHTSGCIEALLLGIYNLEIVDKDGQSKVLSFTVPSLSKPSVYHEPSHIGSLALTEGALANHGLSRVVYSGPHLQRETFTAQNRFEVLTFLLLSYNASLSYMSSSSLQSLCQLSSRVCICGFPRQHLRRYKGISSRLTVTSEFLVQLVTGIHYALCNGEMDLGSKALDDVLYRAQLELFPEALLVGNAIKSSQQCAALKSGASKEGTRIIQVEMTPTSSRISRNAVTSLSIRGHRWKRHESQEVSVDSDLAAPGGQGSSIPEISVTMPNGDSLRPRDPRPLTQPEPEPLGSASEVSPTHDLSLRGQEVRRQKSVRRLVDEGSGPASAGRAQY, encoded by the exons ATGTTGGCTATGAACCAAGGAGTGGTGGAGGAATGGCTGTCGGAGTTTAAG ACCCTTCCTGACAGTGCAGTGTCCAGCTACGCAGCATCTCTGAAGGAGAAAGGCTCCCTGGTCCCAGCGCTCTACAAAGTCATCAGAGAGAACTACAGTGAT cTGTTGGAACCTGTGTGTCACCAGCTGTTTGAGTTCTACCGTAGCGGGGAGCTTTGGCTACAGCGGTTTGTGCTCCAGTTCCTCCCTGAGCTGCTCTGGTCCCTCCTCCTGGCTCCGTCTGCAGCCAGGGACCCACACACCTCAGGCTGTATAGAGGCCCTGCTACTGGGGATATACAACCTG GAGATCGTAGATAAGGATGGACAGAGTAAAGtcctctctttcactgtcccctccctctccaaaCCCTCAGTCTACCACGAG ccctcccaCATTGGCTCCCTGGCGTTGACTGAAGGGGCTTTAGCCAATCACGGGCTGAGTAGAGTGGTGTACAGCGggcctcacctacagagagaaacattcactGCTCAGAACAG gttcgAGGTGCTGACCTTCCTGCTGCTGAGTTACAATGCGTCCCTCAGTTacatgtcctcctcctctctgcagtccCTCTGCCAGCTCAGCTCCAG GGTGTGTATCTGTGGTTTCCCACGACAACATTTGAGGCGGTATAAAGGTATCAGCTCTCGTCTGACCGTCACCTCTGAGTTCCTGGTTCAACTCGTCACTGGGATACACTACGCact gtgtaATGGGGAGATGGACCTGGGTTCCAAGGCGCTGGATGATGTTCTGTACCGAGCTCAGCTAGAATTGTTCCCTGAAGCTCTACTG GTGGGTAATGCCATCAAGTCCTCTCAACAGTGTGCGGCGCTAAAGTCTGGCGCTAGTAAAGAAGGAACTCGCATCATTCAGGTGGAGATGACTCCTACATCCTCTAG GATCTCACGGAACGCAGTCACATCACTCTCTATCAGAGGACATCGCTGGAAACGACATG AGTCCCAGGAGGTCAGTGTAGACAGTGACCTGGCGGCCCCTGGAGGTCAAGGGTCATCCATCCCAGAGATCAGTGTGACGATGCCCAATGGAGACTCTCTGCGACCCCGTGACCCCCGACCATTAACCCAGCCCGAGCCGGAGCCGCTGGGGTCAGCCTCAGAGGTCAGCCCCACCCACGACCTCAGTCTTAGAGGTCAAGAGGTCAGGAGGCAGAAGTCTGTGAGGCGATTGGTGGACGAGGGTTCTGGGCCCGCCTCCGCAGGCAGGGCCCAGTACTAA